The DNA region TTGAGATAAATTATATATACGAGACTTATAATAAGGTATGTTTTATTATAAAGCATTTTATTACTACTTAATAATCTTCCTAAAATTCATAATCTAAAAATATATTAGCCCCAAACTTAGATTTAGTGTTTATATTAGCATTAATTCCTAATTTCAAGTTATTAATAGGTATAAAACTTACTCCTATTTGATAATCCAAAACCATTCTACTTAATTTTTCTCCTTGAAATACAGTGTCTTTATCTAAAATATTTACTTTTAATGTATTATTAATATTAGTATTTATATCTAATTTTAACCTATTATTGATAGTTATTTTATCAAAAATTGTTGTTTTAGTTGCTATACCAAATCCTATTTTATCGTTTATAAATATATTTTTTAATATTTTAACTCCTAAACTTGAATTTTCCCTAGCACTTTCAAACACATTTAAAACTTGTAAAGTGTTTGATATAAAGGGAGTAAAGATTGTTTTTATTTTATCAATTTTAAAATCTCTCTTAAATAACAATTTATTTTGAAACATTAATGAATGTAATTTATTTTTTACTTTTTCATCTATAATCTCTCTTGAAATTTTAGTATTATTATACGACAAAGAATTATCTATTATTATATCTAAGCTTTTAAAATTATGTGTATACACTATTCCAAATTCCACATTATTATTAATAAATTCAGATTTTACTTTGTCAAAATTATAGTTTGAATGTGTATAGACTCCATATAAATTTAGATTTATATTTTTACTGATGTTTTTACCATATGAAAAATATGTACTATTTAATATTTTTTTTAATTTTGAAGACTTGTCATTATCAAGTACATTAATATCTATAAATGTACCAAAACTAATTTTATTTTTCTTATCATATATATTGTATAGTAAATTATTTAATTTAATATTTTGAACTTCTAAATTCCCTTCAAATAAACTACTAATAAAATTACTATAATTATCTGTAAATATTTGTTCTTTTGCATTCGCTTTATCTATTGCCTTTGCATTTATTAAAGCAACTTCACTTTTTGATAATAATAAATTTTGTTCTGCTATTTTTATATCTCCATACTCTTCAAAAAATTTACGAGTATTTATATCATAACTTGCTATATTCCTTAGTTCACTCTCACTTAAATCTTTTAATTTTTTACCTGTTTTACTTCCGTTTATAAATTCTAATTTTACTATCTTATTATTGTTTATTAAAATTGGATTTAAGAAAATATTATCAGTTTTAATATCAATTAATATTGGATTTTCAGATATTATAACCTTATCTAAATCTATCTTTTTATTTCCATTAAAATTAAAATTTATTTTACCATTACTTTCAAAAGATTTTACCTTTAATTTGATATTTTGATTAATATTAGTAATACTCTTTTTACTTGATTTATATTCACCTATATTAGAATTAACATTAAAATTTACTATTCCTGAATTATGTATAATATTTATATTTATTTCTTTATTTCCATCTATATTTAGCTTTGCAAGATTTCCCACTTCATAATGAGATTTAGAATAATTTTTTAGAGTTAATGTACCATCAAAAATTTGAGTTTTACTAGTATATAACTGTTTTCCTAATAAAATTAATTCTCCTTTACCATTTTTTCTAAGACCCGCTGTTGCAATATTAGCATAATATAGTTTCTCATCATCTAAAACATTTGGTATTCTATGTCTAAATACTTGTCTTTCACTTTTGTTTAAAATTTTTCCTAAAATTGCTATTGTTGTACTCTTAGTTGTATTCCCATCACCTTTTAATCCACTAGTTATATCATTTTCAAATACACTAACCATATTAATAGGTATATTTACATAAAAATATCTATTCCCATCTTTATCAAATATTTTATCATAATTACCTTTAAAAAACTTCATTTCATCAATTAAACCCGCATTAAAATTATTAGGTCCTTTTAATGCTCTTTCTCTATTAACTTGACCCCACCCACTAAAATTATCTAAATAACCTCCATTATCTACATGATCTGCTGTTGTTAATATTATTTGTTTAACTTGCCCTAATGATAAAAACGGAAATTTTTTCTTAATATCATATGCTAATCTACTAACTCTAGGTGCAGAATAACTAGAACCTGTTACTATTGTATTATCTGTAATATTTATATAGCCATCATGTCCTACAACATGACTACGAAGTGACAGTGCTATTGGTTTATATTCTTGTTCAATGTTATTTCTATTATTTATATAAAAATATTTTATATCTTCATAAACTTTTTCTTTATTTTCTAATGTTGTTACTTTTTCAAAGTCTTTAAAGAGTTTGACCATAGGATTTTTATAAATATATTTTTCAATAAATTGATTTTTTACAAATATAGTTTCACTCCTTAACATTTTTTTTACTTCTGGACTAGCATTATCATAGCCTTCTACAAAACTTTTAGCAAAATATTTTGTATTAGTTCCTTTTGAATTATTTGATAGTGATGCAATTCTTAATGTTTTATTATGTTTATATTCGGCTGAATTATGTATTAAAGGAGTATAAAAATCATCTTTATACCTATATTCTCTTACTATTTTATCATTATACTCATTGTATTTATTATATTTATACATTTTGTCCATATAATCAATCCAACCATATGAATGGTTGGTAATTCCTATTATGTTTTTTATATTTATATAATCACGCGAATACAGAGTTAAATCTATATTTAAATTCTTTTCATCATCATCTACTTTCAAATTATTATTCACATCTAAAAATGAATCTAAAACATTTTGCGGGTGTTCATTATTATTTTTATTAAGTTGTGAACCTAATTTTAAATTATTAAATTTAACTTTAGATATTTTCCAATCATTTGCTCCAACAATGGTCTCTATAATACTAACTTTTGGGTTATCATCATAATCATAGTCTAAATTATCAGTTTTATAATCCTTATCTATTATTACATTATTATTAGCTTCAACATATCTTGAAATAATATTATCAATCTTTATTTCTTTAAAATCTTTATAGTTTTGTTCATTGATTTCCTTTTTTATCACATTATCTATAATTTTATCTTTTATAGCATTATCTACAATTTTATCTTTCACATTTTCAATAATTTCACCTTTTACATTGTCTATAATTTTATCTTTTATAACATTGTCTACAATTTTACCCTTTACATTCTCAGTAATTTTATCTTTTATAACATTATCTATTATATTTATACCATTTACTTCTATTCCCACACAACTTGGTAAAATACTAATTACTAAACATAAATTTAACAATTTTAATTTCATATTATATCTTCTCCAATTCATATTTAAGATACAATATTTTCGCTTGTATTTGCTTAAACTTATTTTTTATTTACCACGCATTATACACTCTTTGACATATTTTTGATAGCAGAAATTTCAAAAAAAATTAAATCAAATTTATTTGACAAAATTATAAAAAATATGTTAGTATAGATTGTTCACAAAGTGAACTAAATTAGAAAATTTATGAAAGGAAAAAAAGGGAGAAATATGAAAAAGTATATTTTATTTGTACTATTAATCATTTCTAATCTTATTTTTGCAAATGATGATATTACTGGTTATTGGTATAATGCAAAAAACGAAGCAGAACATACAGCCATAATTAAAATTGAAAAATCAGAAGATAATAAATATTTTGGTAAAATTGTAAAACTAAAAAATCCAATTTATTTAGATGGTGAAAATAAGGGTAAAAAGAAATTAGATTTGAATAATAAAAATCAAGATTTAAGAAATAGGACTATTGAAGGAATTAAAATAATTGAAAATTTCAGATATGATGAAAAAAACAATGATTTTAGAGATGGTACTATATATAATCCAGAAGATGGTAAAGTTTACTATTCTTATATTAAATTCCAAAAAGATGGAAAATTACATGTTAGAGGCTCTGTTGATGCATTAGGTTGGTTTGGAAAAACTAGAACTTGGTCAAGAGTAGAAGATAAACATTAATATTAATTAGTTACTCCGTTCTTGTTTTTTCATTTATAGACATGTCCCCCAATTAAATGCTATAATAAAAGAAACATTAATGGAGGTAAACCTTGAAAGAAATTATAGAATTTATTGTCCCCTTTGCTTCTAATTGTTTAGAATTAGTTGGAGTTATTATTGTAATAATAGGTTCTATTAATTCTTTAATTAAATTAATTACAAGCAAATTTGATCTCAATAATGTTAAAATAAAATTACAACTAATTAAAGCTCTTGAATTAAGTTTAGAGTTTAAATTAGCAGCAGAACTTTTAAAAACTGTATTAATACGCACAGTAGATGAATTATTAATACTATCTGCTATTGTAATTTTAAGAGTCATTATGACTTTTGTAATACATTGGGAAATCACAAATTATAAAAAAAGAGATGAGTTATGAAAAAATTAGAACATACTCTCATTACACTTCACAATAGTCTATACTTTTGTGTCTAGTTTTGAGTTGGGTGTTCTAATTTTTTATATATTTTTATGTATTAAAAACAGCACAGATAAAAGTGGAAGCGTTAATAATAATATTGCCATTGCTTTTAAATACTCTATTCCAATAGCACCTACTATTACTCCCATTGCAAATGATAGTACTACACTGGTAAATATTTTAATTCCATTTTTATCTTTTTTTACTATACTTTCTATCATTTTTCTAGTATTTCCTGTACACATAGTAGACATATATATAGTCTCTTCTATTTTCTTAAAAGTTTGTATTTGTACAGCACTCATAAATGAAATTATACTAATAGTCAACAAATTATATTTATTATCTTTAAAAATAAATATAATTAGTATTAAAACTACTTCTAATTATAGGCTCTGTTGATGCATTAGGTTGATTTGGAAAAACTAGAACTTGGTCAAGAGTTGAAAATAAATAAAACTATAAATCCCAATTCAAAAAAGGCTTCATTTTTGAAAATCCTTTTTATACCTTATATTATCTTCTATTGTAATTTTAATTTGAAGACTGATATTTATTTATTGCAATAAACCATAATTTATATGATATTATAGTTAAAAATATAGCAGAAAATATATATGCTAATAAATATGTCCAATTTATTGTTCCTTTTAATATATCTATTGGCCCATTAAAAACCATTAAATAAGAAATTAAAAATACAAAAATATACTCTACTGGTTTTGGATAAATACCTTTTGGTTTTAAAGAGGCGTCTTCCAACAGTTCTGGTAGTCCTTGAATTGAATTAGCTTTATCTGTATAAAAAACAATTAATACTAATAATCTTGATATGAGAAACATATACCATACCCCTAATATTACCATAACTGCCCATCCAGTAATTTTCAAAATAGATATATCTTGTATTATAAATAAATATATTTGAAAAATTATACCCATTATTGCTGTTATTAAATTTTGCAAATCTATTCCATAAAATGTATACAACCAATATGAATTTATAGGTCTTATAAATTTATAATCCATTTCTCCTTCTAATACTTCATCGTAAATACTTTCATTACCGACTATAAAAAAACAATAATTTAAAGAAGTTAATATAAAACCAGTAGAAATTAAATTTATACTGTCCATAAATGTATAACCCGCAATATTATCAGTATAACCATAAAATATATAACTACTTAATATTTGTAACACAAAAAATAATATTGATACTATAAACATTATAATTGAAGAAGTTCTATATGCCAAAGACTGTTTTAAACTATTTTTAGACAATGTTATAAATAATCTAAAATTCATATTATGCCCCCATTCCTTCATATGTTTTTAATCCTTTTATCAATAAAAATCTATACAGTATCTTTAAAATTATAATCCAGATTATGCATGACAACATATAATACAAAATTTGATTAAATTCAATTTTACTTTCTAATATCTTAGCCAATACATATGAAACTAATGAAAATGGATTATATTTAACAATTAAAAATATATTTTTAGGCAATAAATCCAACGGAAAATATACACCCGCTAATATATAAAATATTCCATTGAATAATCCATTTAAAGACCATGTTTGTATAATCCAAAATCCTATTGTCGATATAACTGCTATTAAATAATAATACATTATTATTGTAAAAAATACATAAATAAATACAAAAAACTTATAATCTATTTTTGAAATTAATATCATTATTAAAAACATTGACATCACTATAAATTTATTTCCCATATATTGAAAAAAATTTTCTTTTGAAAATGATATTGGTCTTAATAAAATTGTTGTTAATTTACCTGTTCTAACTAATCTACCAATTCTATGAATATCGTTAAAATTATATAATAAAATTGTTAAATTTGTAATTAATATATATATAGTCATTTCATTAATATTATAATCTCCAATTTTACTTAATTCACTAGTTGTATATACATTTTTCCAAATAAAATATATTATAAAAAATTGAAATAAATTTATCCAAATCTTTGATAAAATATTAAACCTATGTTGAAATTTTATAAGAATTTGATTAATCATAATTTTATAATATTTTTTCATAATTGGTCTCCTTTAAAAATTTCGTATATTATTTCTTCTAATTCCTTAGTATTATCTTCAAAAGATATAATATTATTTTTACCTATTTCAAACTTACAATTATCTATTTTTTTAAATTCTATATCTTTAAATGGGAATTCATCTATTTCCGTATGAATTATGTATTTAGTTTCTACTTTATAACTATTTTTTAATTGCATAATATCAGTATCTAGTGTTATTTTTCCTTTTAATATAACGACTATTCTCCTACATAAATATTCTATATCTTTCATATTATGACTAGTTAATATTATTGTAGTTTTTTCATCACTATTTAATTTTAATAAAAATTCATGTATTGCTTTTTGACTAATTATATCTACCCCAATTGTTGGTTCATCTAAAAATAATATTTTCGGTTTATGTATTAAAGAACAAATTAATTCAAATTTTAATCTTTCTCCCAAAGATAATTTTCTCACAGGAATGTTTATTTTATCTTCTAGATTTAATAAATTAGTCATTTTCTTTAATCTATTATTAAATTCCAATTCATTTATTTTATAAATATCTTTTAACATTTTAAGTGTATCAATACTTGGTAAATCCCAGATTAATTGACTTTTTTGTCCAATAACTACACCAATTTCCTTCAAATAATTCTCTTCTTTTTTATATGGTATATAATTATCACATAAAATTTCTCCATTTTCTATTGATAATATACCTGTCATAAGTTTAATTAAAGTTGTCTTTCCTGCTCCATTTGGTCCCAATAATCCAACAATTTCTCCTTTATCAACTTTTAAACTTTTGATATCTATTGCATCAATATACTCATATTTTCTTTTAAAAAAATCTTTAAAATTATTTAAAAATCCAACACCTTTTTTATAAGTTTTATATTGATATTTTAAATTTTTAATTATTATCATAATTTATTACCTCATTTTCTTTTTTTTCAATAATTTCATTAAAATTAGGTATATTAGGAACAACTGGTACTCCTTCTGCAACTAAGTGAAAATGTTCAAAATTAGGTATTACTACTTTAATACACACTATATTATTTTTTTCAAATAATTTTGCCAAATAAACTTTATATCCTTTTAGATATAATTTTTTTATTATAAATTCTATCATATCTTTTAAATCTTGACTATTTAATGAATTATTTTCAAAATTTATTTCTTTATAAGTATCATAAATGTAATTTAAATTAAATATTTCTAAATATTTTTTCAAATTATTTTCTATAAATATTTTTTCTTTTTTTAATAAATTTTCTTGTTCAGTTATATCTGTTAAATGGTATGACTGCAAAAGTTCTAAAATTGCTCTTTCTAGGGCATACTCTGATAATAATGAACATCCACTTCCTTTATAAAATTTTCTTATGTCTTTATTTTTAGGGTACACTAAATAAGCATACAGGTCAAATTCATTTTTAAGTTGTACTATTTCAATTTCTTCCCCAATTTCTTTTTCAACTTCAAATAAAATTTCTTTTAATCTTTTTGTTAATGTAAATTTATTTATTTTTAAAGGAATATCACCTTTCATAAATACATCAATATAATGTTTTGACAATGATTGTCTTTCTATTAATTCATTTAAAGCATGTAATATTGCTTCTTTTTTATTCATTCCAATAGCAATACCATTATTTGAAGAATATACTGTTGCTTTTCTTAATTCTGTATATTCTTTATTTTCATAGATATATATCAATGCTTCTGGTAAAAAAAAACTACTTTTCCCATTGTATTCATTAAATTCTATTGCAAAATATTCTTTATTTTTCTTTTTTTCAAAAAAGAAATAATCTACTGCATTATCATATTCAAAAATTTCTTTTAATTCATCAAAATTAATTTTTTTAACTCTATTTTTAGATATTTTATTTTCATAAATATAATGTTCTAAAAATTCAAACAATCCACTAGCAAGAGATTGATTTCCAAATCCTTTTCCAGAACTTAATACTTCATTGGATTTAACTAAAATTGTTTTTATATTATTATTATCTGTATTATATTCTTCAACTTCATATTTTAAATTCATTTCTGTCATAGTTTTTTTTATATTTTCAAT from Oceanivirga salmonicida includes:
- a CDS encoding S8 family serine peptidase, encoding MKLKLLNLCLVISILPSCVGIEVNGINIIDNVIKDKITENVKGKIVDNVIKDKIIDNVKGEIIENVKDKIVDNAIKDKIIDNVIKKEINEQNYKDFKEIKIDNIISRYVEANNNVIIDKDYKTDNLDYDYDDNPKVSIIETIVGANDWKISKVKFNNLKLGSQLNKNNNEHPQNVLDSFLDVNNNLKVDDDEKNLNIDLTLYSRDYINIKNIIGITNHSYGWIDYMDKMYKYNKYNEYNDKIVREYRYKDDFYTPLIHNSAEYKHNKTLRIASLSNNSKGTNTKYFAKSFVEGYDNASPEVKKMLRSETIFVKNQFIEKYIYKNPMVKLFKDFEKVTTLENKEKVYEDIKYFYINNRNNIEQEYKPIALSLRSHVVGHDGYINITDNTIVTGSSYSAPRVSRLAYDIKKKFPFLSLGQVKQIILTTADHVDNGGYLDNFSGWGQVNRERALKGPNNFNAGLIDEMKFFKGNYDKIFDKDGNRYFYVNIPINMVSVFENDITSGLKGDGNTTKSTTIAILGKILNKSERQVFRHRIPNVLDDEKLYYANIATAGLRKNGKGELILLGKQLYTSKTQIFDGTLTLKNYSKSHYEVGNLAKLNIDGNKEININIIHNSGIVNFNVNSNIGEYKSSKKSITNINQNIKLKVKSFESNGKINFNFNGNKKIDLDKVIISENPILIDIKTDNIFLNPILINNNKIVKLEFINGSKTGKKLKDLSESELRNIASYDINTRKFFEEYGDIKIAEQNLLLSKSEVALINAKAIDKANAKEQIFTDNYSNFISSLFEGNLEVQNIKLNNLLYNIYDKKNKISFGTFIDINVLDNDKSSKLKKILNSTYFSYGKNISKNINLNLYGVYTHSNYNFDKVKSEFINNNVEFGIVYTHNFKSLDIIIDNSLSYNNTKISREIIDEKVKNKLHSLMFQNKLLFKRDFKIDKIKTIFTPFISNTLQVLNVFESARENSSLGVKILKNIFINDKIGFGIATKTTIFDKITINNRLKLDINTNINNTLKVNILDKDTVFQGEKLSRMVLDYQIGVSFIPINNLKLGINANINTKSKFGANIFLDYEF
- a CDS encoding DUF2147 domain-containing protein produces the protein MKKYILFVLLIISNLIFANDDITGYWYNAKNEAEHTAIIKIEKSEDNKYFGKIVKLKNPIYLDGENKGKKKLDLNNKNQDLRNRTIEGIKIIENFRYDEKNNDFRDGTIYNPEDGKVYYSYIKFQKDGKLHVRGSVDALGWFGKTRTWSRVEDKH
- a CDS encoding DUF1622 domain-containing protein — its product is MKEIIEFIVPFASNCLELVGVIIVIIGSINSLIKLITSKFDLNNVKIKLQLIKALELSLEFKLAAELLKTVLIRTVDELLILSAIVILRVIMTFVIHWEITNYKKRDEL
- a CDS encoding YoaK family protein, yielding MLIIFIFKDNKYNLLTISIISFMSAVQIQTFKKIEETIYMSTMCTGNTRKMIESIVKKDKNGIKIFTSVVLSFAMGVIVGAIGIEYLKAMAILLLTLPLLSVLFLIHKNI
- a CDS encoding ABC-2 family transporter protein gives rise to the protein MNFRLFITLSKNSLKQSLAYRTSSIIMFIVSILFFVLQILSSYIFYGYTDNIAGYTFMDSINLISTGFILTSLNYCFFIVGNESIYDEVLEGEMDYKFIRPINSYWLYTFYGIDLQNLITAIMGIIFQIYLFIIQDISILKITGWAVMVILGVWYMFLISRLLVLIVFYTDKANSIQGLPELLEDASLKPKGIYPKPVEYIFVFLISYLMVFNGPIDILKGTINWTYLLAYIFSAIFLTIISYKLWFIAINKYQSSN
- a CDS encoding ABC-2 family transporter protein, with the translated sequence MKKYYKIMINQILIKFQHRFNILSKIWINLFQFFIIYFIWKNVYTTSELSKIGDYNINEMTIYILITNLTILLYNFNDIHRIGRLVRTGKLTTILLRPISFSKENFFQYMGNKFIVMSMFLIMILISKIDYKFFVFIYVFFTIIMYYYLIAVISTIGFWIIQTWSLNGLFNGIFYILAGVYFPLDLLPKNIFLIVKYNPFSLVSYVLAKILESKIEFNQILYYMLSCIIWIIILKILYRFLLIKGLKTYEGMGA
- a CDS encoding ABC transporter ATP-binding protein, whose translation is MIIIKNLKYQYKTYKKGVGFLNNFKDFFKRKYEYIDAIDIKSLKVDKGEIVGLLGPNGAGKTTLIKLMTGILSIENGEILCDNYIPYKKEENYLKEIGVVIGQKSQLIWDLPSIDTLKMLKDIYKINELEFNNRLKKMTNLLNLEDKINIPVRKLSLGERLKFELICSLIHKPKILFLDEPTIGVDIISQKAIHEFLLKLNSDEKTTIILTSHNMKDIEYLCRRIVVILKGKITLDTDIMQLKNSYKVETKYIIHTEIDEFPFKDIEFKKIDNCKFEIGKNNIISFEDNTKELEEIIYEIFKGDQL
- a CDS encoding YcaO-like family protein, with the protein product MKNIERIYGVDSAIENIKKTMTEMNLKYEVEEYNTDNNNIKTILVKSNEVLSSGKGFGNQSLASGLFEFLEHYIYENKISKNRVKKINFDELKEIFEYDNAVDYFFFEKKKNKEYFAIEFNEYNGKSSFFLPEALIYIYENKEYTELRKATVYSSNNGIAIGMNKKEAILHALNELIERQSLSKHYIDVFMKGDIPLKINKFTLTKRLKEILFEVEKEIGEEIEIVQLKNEFDLYAYLVYPKNKDIRKFYKGSGCSLLSEYALERAILELLQSYHLTDITEQENLLKKEKIFIENNLKKYLEIFNLNYIYDTYKEINFENNSLNSQDLKDMIEFIIKKLYLKGYKVYLAKLFEKNNIVCIKVVIPNFEHFHLVAEGVPVVPNIPNFNEIIEKKENEVINYDNN